The Verrucomicrobiota bacterium genome has a segment encoding these proteins:
- a CDS encoding PEP-CTERM sorting domain-containing protein, with protein sequence MKSIHFYFSDVVMTVGIMAVGVLSASAQTTLYSNTANDLATRFNTETSEVGNQVILAGGLPAKITSFSFEYWGVNFSGGEQAQVRFYANDGVNWDSTFKMPGSLLFDSTPFAVSATSKSLLIFDTDFGSGLLVPNSFTWTVQFSGLGGGATAGVDLFSPPTVGNTLTSYWINNGSSWGLRTSTNSMNINFGAEFAGTSVPEPGVYALSGLGLALMFWFRSKRR encoded by the coding sequence ATGAAGAGCATACATTTCTACTTTTCCGATGTCGTAATGACTGTCGGAATCATGGCGGTTGGGGTGCTTTCGGCATCCGCTCAGACCACTCTGTATTCAAACACGGCCAACGATTTGGCGACTCGCTTTAACACGGAGACTTCTGAAGTGGGTAATCAGGTTATCTTGGCTGGCGGGCTGCCAGCTAAAATAACCAGTTTCTCATTTGAATATTGGGGAGTGAATTTTAGCGGCGGCGAACAAGCTCAGGTTCGTTTCTATGCCAATGACGGTGTCAACTGGGATTCCACATTTAAGATGCCCGGATCGCTGTTATTTGATAGCACCCCCTTTGCTGTTAGCGCCACATCCAAGAGTTTGCTGATTTTCGACACTGATTTTGGTTCCGGGTTGTTGGTGCCGAACAGTTTTACTTGGACGGTTCAGTTTTCAGGATTGGGCGGCGGGGCTACTGCCGGTGTGGACTTGTTCTCGCCTCCCACCGTAGGCAACACATTGACGAGTTATTGGATTAACAATGGTAGTTCGTGGGGTTTGCGTACCAGCACGAATTCCATGAACATAAATTTTGGCGCGGAGTTTGCTGGGACATCGGTGCCGGAACCGGGCGTCTATGCCTTGAGTGGTTTGGGGCTAGCGCTGATGTTCTGGTTCCGTTCCAAACGGCGGTAA
- a CDS encoding YhcH/YjgK/YiaL family protein — MILDNLSQWHRYTALGTRFEKAFHYLETVSPDTPLGRYDLEGEELFAMVSAYPTRSADQFKFEAHRRYADVQFIVAGRERILWVPLASLPTVTEAYNAEKDILFCAPPTSHIPLNMAAGQFAVFFPEDGHAPGLEWGGIGEVLKVVLKVRV, encoded by the coding sequence ATGATTTTGGACAATCTCAGTCAATGGCACCGGTACACAGCGCTTGGAACCCGCTTTGAAAAAGCCTTCCACTACTTGGAAACGGTCAGCCCAGATACCCCGTTGGGTCGCTACGATCTCGAAGGGGAGGAACTCTTCGCCATGGTGTCCGCCTATCCAACGCGCTCCGCTGATCAGTTCAAATTTGAAGCACACCGCCGCTATGCCGACGTACAATTCATCGTGGCCGGGCGGGAGCGGATTCTCTGGGTGCCGTTGGCGTCGTTGCCCACGGTAACCGAGGCCTACAATGCGGAAAAGGACATCCTGTTCTGCGCACCGCCGACCTCCCATATCCCCCTGAATATGGCCGCCGGGCAATTTGCCGTGTTCTTTCCAGAAGATGGCCACGCGCCAGGCCTCGAGTGGGGCGGCATTGGCGAAGTACTCAAAGTGGTTCTAAAGGTGCGCGTGTGA
- a CDS encoding translation initiation factor, whose amino-acid sequence MNTSADHASLGPNPFASLSSVGLPPGPTGNTKAPVKNRGRVDILRQKAGRGGKTVTVVANFMGIGLPEKEMLAKKMQKACGVGGTVKDGRIEIQGDKRPEVARILTEAGFRPVFAGG is encoded by the coding sequence GTGAATACCTCTGCTGACCATGCCAGCTTGGGACCGAATCCCTTTGCCTCGTTGAGCAGCGTCGGTTTGCCGCCCGGGCCAACGGGAAACACCAAAGCGCCGGTCAAGAATCGCGGTCGGGTGGATATTCTGCGCCAAAAGGCGGGGCGCGGCGGCAAAACGGTAACGGTGGTTGCCAACTTTATGGGCATTGGTCTGCCTGAGAAGGAGATGCTCGCCAAAAAGATGCAAAAAGCTTGTGGGGTTGGCGGTACGGTCAAGGATGGCCGGATCGAAATCCAGGGAGATAAGCGGCCGGAGGTTGCCCGCATCCTGACCGAAGCCGGTTTCCGTCCGGTCTTTGCCGGCGGATAA
- the ychF gene encoding redox-regulated ATPase YchF: protein MLKAGIVGMPNVGKSTLFNAVTRTRKAEAANYPFCTIDPNVGVVTVPDDRLAVLAKIAGTNVIIPAAVEFVDIAGLVKGAAQGEGLGNKFLSHIREVDALVQVVRCFEDANIHHVAGTVDPVRDIGIINTELVLADLESVQKRLERVAKDAKRGDKAALAEQGVLQKLEPVLDSGKPAILADLTPEDKVLSRPLFLLTDKPTIFACNVKENELATADRNPYVVKVREYARTHLACEAVVISAHIESELIDLSLEEAKTFLAELGVKESGVGELIRATYHLLGLRTYFTAGEKETRAWTIRTGDTAPQAAGVIHTDFERGFIKAETVAYTDLVTCGSVAAAREQGLYRMEGKGYVVEDGDVMLFKFNV, encoded by the coding sequence ATGTTGAAAGCTGGTATCGTCGGAATGCCCAATGTCGGCAAATCCACCCTGTTTAACGCAGTCACCCGCACCCGTAAGGCGGAGGCTGCGAATTATCCCTTTTGTACCATTGATCCCAATGTGGGGGTTGTTACCGTCCCGGATGACCGGCTGGCCGTGCTGGCCAAGATTGCGGGGACAAACGTTATTATTCCCGCCGCCGTCGAATTTGTGGACATCGCCGGATTGGTGAAGGGGGCGGCCCAAGGCGAAGGTCTGGGCAACAAATTTCTCAGCCATATTCGCGAGGTGGACGCCTTGGTACAGGTGGTGCGCTGCTTTGAGGATGCCAACATCCATCACGTGGCTGGCACGGTGGACCCGGTGAGGGATATTGGAATCATCAACACGGAGCTGGTTTTGGCCGATCTGGAATCGGTGCAGAAGCGGTTGGAACGCGTGGCGAAGGACGCCAAGCGCGGTGACAAAGCCGCCCTCGCCGAACAAGGTGTGCTGCAAAAGCTCGAACCAGTGCTCGACTCGGGCAAACCGGCGATTCTGGCAGACCTCACCCCGGAAGATAAGGTTCTTTCCCGACCGCTATTCCTGCTCACCGACAAGCCGACGATTTTTGCCTGTAATGTCAAAGAAAACGAATTGGCCACAGCCGACCGCAATCCCTATGTGGTAAAGGTGCGCGAATATGCCCGCACCCACCTGGCCTGCGAAGCGGTGGTCATCAGTGCGCACATCGAGAGCGAGTTGATCGACCTCTCGCTGGAAGAAGCCAAAACCTTCCTGGCAGAGCTTGGCGTGAAGGAGTCCGGGGTGGGAGAACTCATCCGCGCCACCTATCATTTGCTGGGTTTGCGGACCTATTTTACCGCCGGGGAAAAAGAAACACGCGCGTGGACCATCCGCACCGGAGATACGGCACCACAGGCGGCCGGAGTTATCCATACTGATTTTGAACGCGGCTTCATCAAGGCCGAGACGGTGGCCTACACGGATTTGGTGACCTGTGGTTCGGTGGCCGCCGCGCGGGAACAAGGCCTCTACCGCATGGAAGGCAAGGGCTACGTGGTGGAAGACGGGGATGTGATGCTGTTTAAGTTTAACGTATAA
- a CDS encoding fatty acid desaturase, translating into MMNVDSELVKCPVETQAWKAIVAKYQQPTLARSIWQVVNTLVPFALLWYLMYLILSVSYWLLVPLVILTGGFHIRIFIIFHDCGHGAFFKSRKANDILGFICGVLTFTPYYHWRHEHALHHATAGNLDARGSGDVWTMTVTEYQAASRWKRFGYRVARHPVVLFGISPLLLFLVRHRYPAAKAAKRERNSVHWTNLGILGMILGLSSIFGLGTCLLLMTAVVLVACSAGVWLFYVQHQFEGVYWERSEQWDYATAALKGSSFYKLPRVLQWFSGNIGFHHIHHLSPLIPNYHLEKCHHAEPLFQTVKPVTLFASLKSLRYRLWDEKNRRLVGYNYLRTLQK; encoded by the coding sequence ATGATGAACGTGGATTCCGAATTGGTGAAGTGCCCGGTTGAAACACAGGCGTGGAAAGCGATCGTGGCCAAATATCAACAGCCAACGCTCGCGCGCAGTATTTGGCAGGTGGTCAACACCCTCGTGCCGTTCGCACTCCTCTGGTATTTGATGTATCTCATCCTATCGGTATCGTACTGGCTTTTAGTGCCGCTGGTGATCCTGACAGGCGGATTTCATATCCGGATATTTATCATTTTCCATGACTGTGGACATGGCGCATTTTTTAAATCACGCAAGGCCAACGACATTTTGGGATTTATCTGCGGCGTGCTGACCTTCACCCCGTATTACCACTGGCGTCATGAACATGCCCTGCATCACGCGACGGCGGGCAACCTGGATGCGCGCGGTTCCGGGGATGTGTGGACCATGACGGTGACTGAATACCAGGCGGCCTCACGCTGGAAACGGTTTGGATATCGAGTGGCCCGCCATCCCGTCGTCCTATTCGGGATTTCCCCGTTGCTTTTGTTTCTCGTCCGACACCGGTATCCCGCCGCCAAGGCGGCGAAGCGGGAGCGGAATTCGGTGCATTGGACAAATCTGGGAATTTTGGGAATGATCCTTGGACTCAGTTCGATCTTCGGTTTGGGGACGTGCCTGCTGCTCATGACCGCCGTAGTGCTGGTAGCCTGCTCAGCCGGAGTGTGGCTGTTTTATGTGCAGCATCAATTTGAAGGCGTCTATTGGGAACGCAGTGAGCAATGGGATTATGCTACGGCGGCGTTAAAAGGCAGCTCCTTCTACAAGCTGCCCAGGGTTCTGCAATGGTTCTCCGGCAATATTGGTTTTCACCACATCCATCATTTGAGTCCACTGATTCCGAATTACCATCTGGAAAAATGCCATCATGCGGAGCCGCTGTTTCAGACGGTCAAGCCCGTCACGCTATTCGCCAGCTTAAAATCACTCAGATACCGTCTTTGGGACGAAAAAAACCGTCGCCTCGTAGGCTACAATTACCTGCGCACGTTGCAAAAGTAA
- a CDS encoding ATP-binding protein — translation MFDLSASSNPMPDCDNRWLQTLFDSMTEGVLLLDGGGRVRLLNTALAGLLGVTDNPCCRTVSEAFHWEQLDLLVQQVLAGRSISGAELKSVSKPDRILQVNASPFGGTPGQPEGVLLVFHDVSRMKQLENTRQEFVANVSHELRTPLSLIKGFVETLLDGAVNDPQLARRFLHTIDKHADRLTFLIEDLLTISRLESGQIALNLQAVDLRLVATRVVDDLDARSREKQTVITNRIPELLAAMADADRLQQVLFNLVENAIKYGRSGGSVVVGARLCNGSRVEIWVQDDGPGIPPEAKARVFERFYRVDRARSRDAGGTGLGLAIVKHIVQAHGGEVWLESELGKGAVFHFTLPKAS, via the coding sequence ATGTTCGATCTGTCTGCCAGTTCCAACCCGATGCCTGATTGCGACAATCGTTGGTTGCAAACTCTCTTTGACAGCATGACCGAAGGCGTGCTGTTGCTGGACGGCGGTGGTCGGGTGCGGCTGCTGAACACGGCCTTGGCCGGTTTGCTTGGCGTCACAGACAATCCTTGCTGCCGCACCGTTTCCGAAGCGTTTCATTGGGAACAACTCGACCTTTTGGTGCAACAGGTACTGGCGGGACGGAGTATTAGTGGCGCCGAATTGAAATCAGTGAGCAAACCGGATCGCATTTTGCAGGTGAACGCCTCCCCGTTTGGCGGGACGCCCGGTCAGCCGGAGGGTGTGCTGCTGGTATTCCATGACGTTTCGCGGATGAAACAGCTTGAAAACACCAGGCAGGAATTCGTGGCCAATGTGAGTCATGAATTACGCACGCCCCTGTCGCTCATCAAGGGCTTTGTCGAAACCCTGCTTGATGGCGCGGTCAACGATCCCCAGCTCGCCCGCCGCTTTCTCCATACCATTGACAAACATGCCGACCGCCTCACCTTTCTGATTGAAGATTTACTGACGATTTCCCGATTGGAATCCGGCCAGATCGCTCTCAACCTTCAGGCGGTGGATTTGCGCTTGGTTGCCACCCGTGTGGTGGATGACCTTGATGCCCGATCACGGGAAAAACAAACCGTGATTACCAACCGAATACCAGAGCTTTTAGCCGCCATGGCGGATGCTGATCGCCTGCAACAGGTGCTTTTCAACCTGGTGGAAAATGCCATCAAGTATGGTCGTTCCGGCGGCAGCGTCGTTGTGGGGGCCCGCCTATGTAACGGTAGCAGGGTGGAAATCTGGGTGCAGGATGACGGTCCGGGAATTCCCCCGGAAGCCAAAGCGCGAGTGTTTGAGCGTTTCTATCGGGTGGATCGCGCCCGTTCTCGCGACGCGGGCGGCACCGGGCTGGGGCTCGCCATCGTCAAACACATCGTTCAAGCTCATGGCGGCGAAGTGTGGTTGGAGAGTGAATTGGGTAAAGGCGCCGTGTTCCATTTCACCCTGCCTAAGGCGTCCTGA
- a CDS encoding response regulator transcription factor, with amino-acid sequence MKPKILVVDDEPDAIELIEFNLRSAGFDVVTAADGAEALRKARVLIPNLILLDLMLPEVDGMEVCKTLRRDPLTARVPIIMLTAKAAEIDRVLGLELGADDYITKPFSPRELVLRVKKLLRWTETTDEPLEKFKYGDLCIDISRHEVLVRGKPVDLTITEFKLLITLAQRRGRVQSRDQLLRDVWEYDSMIDTRTVDTHMRRLRSKIGAADKYLETIRGVGYRFVER; translated from the coding sequence ATGAAACCTAAAATTCTGGTGGTGGACGACGAGCCAGATGCCATCGAACTCATTGAGTTTAACCTGCGTTCCGCCGGGTTTGACGTAGTTACTGCGGCAGATGGCGCGGAGGCGCTCCGCAAGGCGCGGGTGCTGATTCCCAACTTGATTTTGCTCGACTTGATGTTACCCGAGGTGGATGGCATGGAAGTCTGCAAAACCTTGCGCCGGGATCCGCTCACGGCTCGTGTTCCCATCATCATGCTCACTGCCAAAGCGGCGGAAATTGACCGGGTGTTGGGGCTGGAGCTTGGCGCGGACGATTATATTACCAAGCCTTTTAGTCCGCGCGAACTGGTGTTGCGCGTCAAAAAATTGCTGCGCTGGACCGAAACCACCGATGAGCCGCTGGAAAAGTTTAAGTACGGCGACCTGTGCATTGACATCTCGCGGCACGAAGTATTGGTGCGGGGCAAGCCGGTGGACCTGACCATCACCGAGTTCAAGCTGCTGATTACTCTGGCGCAGCGGCGCGGGCGAGTGCAATCCCGGGATCAATTATTGCGGGACGTTTGGGAGTATGATTCCATGATTGACACCCGCACGGTGGATACTCACATGCGGCGGCTCCGGAGTAAAATTGGCGCGGCGGACAAATACCTCGAAACCATTCGCGGGGTCGGCTATCGTTTTGTTGAAAGATAG
- the phoU gene encoding phosphate signaling complex protein PhoU, with protein sequence MKKQIEPAQRHFDQELMGLKEKLLTMGIYAERAVTQAVKALVDRDEAMANQVEQEDSLLDELEKEVDELAIKLLTEAPLATDLRLITVAMKISRNLERVGDEATTIARRVRELNKTPQFHSLVELVRMSDLAMDLLKPALDSFLNKQPELARALIPRDKAVDAIHKQVQRDMIVYLTDHPKAIAPGLNLIVISKCLERIADHATNIAEDVVFLCEACDIRHTGKAVTE encoded by the coding sequence ATGAAGAAGCAGATCGAACCAGCACAACGACATTTTGATCAGGAACTGATGGGGTTGAAAGAAAAGCTCCTGACCATGGGTATATATGCCGAGCGCGCGGTCACCCAGGCGGTGAAAGCTCTGGTGGATCGTGATGAGGCCATGGCCAACCAAGTGGAGCAGGAGGATTCATTGCTGGATGAACTCGAGAAGGAAGTGGATGAACTGGCCATTAAACTGCTGACGGAGGCGCCGCTGGCCACCGATTTACGCCTGATCACTGTGGCGATGAAAATTTCGCGTAATCTCGAACGGGTAGGCGACGAGGCCACCACCATCGCCCGCCGCGTTCGGGAATTAAACAAAACGCCTCAGTTCCATTCTCTGGTTGAGTTGGTGCGCATGTCCGATCTGGCCATGGATTTGCTCAAGCCCGCGCTTGACTCTTTTCTTAATAAACAACCGGAATTGGCGCGCGCTTTGATTCCGCGTGACAAGGCGGTGGACGCCATCCACAAGCAGGTGCAACGCGATATGATCGTGTATTTGACTGACCATCCAAAGGCCATTGCGCCCGGTTTGAATTTGATCGTGATTTCCAAATGCCTGGAGCGCATTGCGGACCACGCCACGAATATTGCCGAGGACGTGGTGTTCCTGTGCGAAGCGTGCGACATCCGACATACGGGCAAGGCGGTTACCGAGTAA
- a CDS encoding ROK family protein — MELDAWQIQSAVYDANLGQRATVRLSTKADRGVDAVLGRIERSVREAVDEADLRLESIAGVTVGVPGVVTTTAGPVTQWRLFGWPTLELVQALSLRLGLPVRMENTGNLAALGASVADVKPSSGRLLAIFIGHGVHGGIIEAGRIAYDSAVTFPLISHGVVSAQGPGCPCGQSGCVDSLASGRAILQQVKAGLKNGADSMLAGQETVGLDDWRKAIKQDDPLAVLAAREAARHLGTLLVLLIQRWQPQQVVLGGPVVDAAEKLIQAEIQDILAKHLNSLDQGVPPLVYSQLGKAACTFGAAVIMRQELQADVER, encoded by the coding sequence ATGGAACTGGATGCATGGCAGATCCAGTCGGCTGTGTATGATGCCAATCTCGGCCAACGAGCCACCGTGCGCCTTAGCACGAAGGCGGATCGTGGCGTGGACGCCGTATTAGGCCGGATTGAGCGCAGTGTGCGCGAGGCGGTGGACGAAGCGGACTTGCGGCTGGAGAGTATCGCCGGGGTGACGGTAGGCGTCCCTGGCGTGGTGACAACGACTGCGGGTCCAGTTACCCAATGGCGCTTGTTTGGATGGCCAACCTTGGAATTAGTTCAAGCATTGTCCTTGCGGCTGGGGTTACCGGTCCGGATGGAAAATACGGGCAATCTGGCGGCGCTGGGAGCGAGTGTGGCGGATGTCAAACCCTCAAGCGGGCGGTTGTTGGCCATTTTCATTGGGCATGGAGTTCATGGCGGCATAATCGAAGCAGGCCGGATCGCCTATGACTCGGCGGTGACCTTTCCATTGATCAGCCATGGTGTTGTATCCGCGCAAGGGCCGGGTTGTCCTTGCGGGCAAAGCGGCTGTGTGGATTCCCTAGCCAGCGGACGCGCCATTCTCCAACAAGTGAAAGCCGGTTTGAAAAACGGTGCTGATTCAATGCTGGCGGGACAAGAAACGGTGGGATTGGACGATTGGCGCAAGGCGATAAAGCAGGATGATCCGCTGGCGGTATTGGCGGCTCGTGAGGCGGCGCGGCACTTGGGCACGCTGCTTGTCTTGCTCATCCAGCGTTGGCAACCGCAGCAAGTGGTGTTAGGCGGACCAGTGGTGGATGCCGCCGAAAAACTCATCCAGGCCGAAATTCAAGACATTTTGGCCAAGCACCTCAATTCCTTGGATCAAGGGGTTCCGCCCTTGGTGTATTCGCAACTGGGCAAAGCCGCCTGCACGTTTGGCGCAGCCGTTATTATGCGACAGGAACTGCAAGCAGACGTGGAGCGATAG
- a CDS encoding TonB C-terminal domain-containing protein codes for METISHRSTRRKSSATKTNIIISVVVHVILFLGVGFWAASQGYFGEKAKDLSVSLVRGEKEKVKAAKKDEPKEVVKKVDVAKVIEQAKAAAPTTARFVPPPPPVDLGNAAPPPPVIDSGAFVFGDEILGSADPVANYKTQIENVLRAKWQRPADVADNGFVAEVETRLDTAGKIVSYEWKKGSGNDRWDTSVKQVMAGATTVGKAPPKGFPDKVVIRFDVVEEKEIPVGMQ; via the coding sequence ATGGAAACCATTTCGCATCGTTCCACCCGCCGCAAGTCCAGTGCCACCAAGACGAATATCATCATCTCCGTCGTCGTCCACGTCATCCTGTTTCTCGGCGTGGGTTTCTGGGCGGCCAGCCAAGGGTATTTCGGTGAGAAAGCCAAGGATTTGAGTGTCTCGCTGGTGCGTGGCGAGAAAGAAAAAGTAAAAGCCGCCAAGAAGGACGAACCCAAGGAGGTAGTCAAAAAGGTGGATGTGGCCAAAGTCATTGAGCAGGCCAAAGCTGCTGCTCCGACGACGGCCCGTTTTGTGCCGCCGCCGCCGCCGGTGGATTTGGGCAACGCCGCGCCACCGCCGCCAGTGATTGACTCGGGTGCCTTTGTGTTTGGTGATGAAATATTGGGCAGTGCTGATCCGGTGGCCAATTACAAAACCCAGATTGAAAATGTGCTGCGCGCCAAGTGGCAACGGCCGGCGGATGTCGCCGACAACGGCTTTGTCGCCGAGGTCGAAACCCGCTTGGACACGGCGGGCAAAATCGTGAGTTACGAATGGAAAAAAGGCTCGGGCAACGATCGTTGGGATACCTCAGTGAAACAAGTGATGGCTGGCGCCACCACCGTCGGTAAAGCACCGCCCAAAGGGTTTCCAGACAAAGTGGTGATTCGTTTTGATGTGGTTGAAGAAAAAGAAATTCCCGTCGGCATGCAGTAG